The Streptomyces sp. NBC_00670 genome window below encodes:
- a CDS encoding SCO2584 family spore wall biosynthesis protein: MPEDVGGTPFPDGWEPDDDHDRGATDEEFASVVFDESFVRAAVVHEPTAVERLLAAAQARAEAQEAEARRAHARGALGDDDPYDDDPYDDGHGPDGGRVTGHGPDFDDLDDSGLLGRHGVHGRLYGKHARWHRPVAWMLALVMGVGMVALAFAAVYRGSSSPDRRDQVPPPASTGLEQGRGTGADADPGTSAELSPPAVSAVPPAP, translated from the coding sequence GTGCCGGAGGACGTGGGGGGCACGCCGTTCCCTGACGGCTGGGAGCCCGACGACGACCACGACCGCGGAGCGACGGACGAAGAGTTCGCCTCCGTGGTCTTCGACGAGTCCTTCGTACGGGCCGCCGTGGTCCACGAGCCGACGGCCGTGGAACGCCTCCTCGCCGCCGCACAGGCCCGCGCCGAGGCCCAGGAGGCCGAGGCCCGCCGGGCGCACGCCCGGGGCGCCCTGGGCGACGACGACCCCTACGACGACGACCCCTACGACGACGGCCACGGCCCGGACGGCGGCCGGGTCACCGGCCACGGCCCGGACTTCGACGACCTGGACGACAGCGGCCTCCTCGGTCGGCACGGCGTCCATGGACGGCTGTACGGCAAGCACGCCCGCTGGCACCGCCCGGTGGCCTGGATGCTCGCCCTCGTGATGGGCGTCGGCATGGTCGCACTGGCGTTCGCCGCGGTCTACCGGGGCTCGTCCTCCCCGGACCGCCGGGACCAGGTCCCGCCGCCCGCCTCGACGGGACTGGAACAGGGCCGGGGCACGGGCGCCGACGCGGACCCCGGCACGTCCGCCGAACTCTCCCCGCCCGCGGTCTCCGCGGTACCGCCCGCACCCTGA
- a CDS encoding SCO2583 family membrane protein — protein sequence MGGPGNPPEGTPEGAPGGGEDEYGSVVFDESFVRAARLQEFSARERISDHAPAVRRRPAVLRRGLSRQVLFLVLLIALAFSTAIYMGFRHPYQKPVARSAQPLRMTVIPLAPRSAVPGSADAEALFAGSPAARFRHGAEGFTLPAVRRTAHFTESQVLSALTTAKDYLVDSALDPDVLTGGAVRSVRLLLDPQQFEQFDRSFAHPAADGRHAPTGWLIRFDPSRAELADRNIRVRGTLRATEAASDVLEVVADHTLVYALRPTGSGADAKASLFTVRRELTFHFDRGDLRLHQTELAASSVQAGPLSCADDQADHLRPLLAGHKAKPGTPAGTNPYATDTPTALCGTLSTAAPR from the coding sequence ATGGGCGGCCCAGGAAACCCACCCGAGGGGACCCCCGAAGGTGCCCCCGGCGGTGGCGAGGACGAGTACGGATCCGTCGTCTTCGACGAATCGTTCGTCCGCGCTGCCCGCCTCCAGGAGTTCTCCGCTCGGGAGCGGATCTCCGACCACGCCCCCGCCGTGCGCCGCCGCCCCGCCGTCCTGCGGCGCGGGCTCTCCCGGCAGGTGCTCTTCCTCGTCCTGCTGATCGCGCTCGCCTTCAGCACCGCGATCTACATGGGTTTCCGCCACCCCTACCAGAAACCCGTCGCGCGGTCCGCCCAGCCGCTGCGGATGACGGTGATCCCGCTGGCCCCGCGCTCCGCCGTCCCCGGCTCCGCCGACGCCGAGGCGCTCTTCGCCGGCAGCCCGGCCGCCCGGTTCCGCCACGGCGCCGAGGGATTCACCCTGCCGGCCGTGCGGCGCACCGCGCACTTCACCGAGAGCCAGGTCCTCTCCGCGCTGACCACCGCCAAGGACTACCTCGTCGACTCCGCGCTCGACCCGGACGTCCTCACCGGCGGCGCCGTGCGGTCCGTACGGCTGCTCCTCGACCCGCAGCAGTTCGAACAGTTCGACCGGAGCTTCGCCCACCCCGCCGCGGACGGCCGGCACGCCCCCACCGGCTGGCTGATCCGCTTCGACCCCTCCCGCGCCGAGCTGGCCGACCGCAACATCCGGGTACGCGGCACCCTGCGGGCCACCGAGGCCGCCTCCGACGTGCTGGAGGTCGTCGCCGACCACACCCTGGTGTACGCCCTGCGCCCGACCGGCTCCGGTGCCGACGCCAAGGCCTCACTGTTCACGGTGCGGCGCGAACTGACGTTCCACTTCGACCGGGGCGACCTGCGGCTGCACCAGACGGAACTGGCCGCCTCCTCCGTCCAGGCCGGTCCCCTGTCCTGCGCCGACGACCAGGCGGACCACCTCCGCCCCCTCCTGGCCGGCCACAAGGCCAAACCCGGCACCCCCGCCGGCACCAACCCCTACGCCACGGACACCCCCACGGCCCTCTGCGGCACACTGTCCACGGCAGCGCCCCGGTGA
- a CDS encoding M48 family metallopeptidase, whose translation MGDHMSDDSRPNGSHGHEKVPSRQRRRFPGISSRAYEHPADRSALVALRKLSGFDTVFKALSGLLPERSLRLLFLSDSVRVSDAQFAHLNDMLRDACYILDLEKVPPMYVTQNPQPNAMCIGMDEPIIVVTTGLVELLDEEEMRAVVGHEVGHALSGHSVYRTILLFLTSLALRVAWIPLGNLAVMAIVTALREWFRKSELSADRAGLLVGQDLRASMRGLMKIAGGNHLHEMNVDAFLEQAEEYEAGGDLRDSVLKILNVLPRSHPFTTVRAAELKKWAESRDYQRVMDGHYPRRAEDKDASVSDSFRESAAHYASSVKSSKDPLMKLVSDLAGGAGGIGGRVRRGFDGFTSTPSKDAPRDAPGRDDDEGEG comes from the coding sequence ATGGGGGACCACATGTCCGACGACAGCCGACCGAACGGATCCCACGGGCACGAGAAGGTGCCCAGCAGGCAGCGCAGGCGGTTCCCGGGGATCTCCTCGCGCGCGTACGAACATCCGGCGGACCGTTCGGCCCTGGTGGCCCTGCGCAAGCTCAGCGGCTTCGACACCGTCTTCAAGGCGCTCAGCGGCCTGCTGCCCGAGCGCAGCCTGCGGCTGCTGTTCCTGTCCGACTCGGTACGGGTCTCGGACGCGCAGTTCGCCCACCTCAACGACATGCTGCGGGACGCCTGTTACATCCTGGACCTGGAGAAGGTCCCGCCGATGTACGTCACGCAGAACCCGCAGCCCAACGCGATGTGCATCGGCATGGACGAGCCGATCATCGTGGTGACCACGGGGCTCGTCGAGCTGCTCGACGAGGAGGAGATGCGGGCGGTCGTCGGGCACGAGGTGGGGCACGCGCTGTCCGGTCACTCCGTGTACCGCACGATCCTGCTGTTCCTCACCAGCCTCGCGCTGCGGGTGGCCTGGATTCCGCTGGGCAACCTCGCGGTCATGGCGATCGTGACCGCGCTGCGCGAGTGGTTCCGCAAGTCGGAGCTGTCGGCGGACCGGGCGGGGCTGCTGGTCGGGCAGGACCTGCGGGCGTCGATGCGGGGGCTGATGAAGATAGCGGGCGGCAACCATCTGCACGAGATGAACGTGGACGCGTTCCTGGAGCAGGCGGAGGAGTACGAGGCGGGGGGTGACCTGCGGGACTCCGTGCTGAAGATCCTGAACGTGCTGCCGCGGTCGCATCCGTTCACCACGGTGCGGGCGGCCGAGCTGAAGAAGTGGGCGGAGTCGCGGGACTACCAGCGGGTGATGGACGGGCACTATCCGCGGCGGGCGGAGGACAAGGACGCGTCCGTGTCCGACTCCTTCCGGGAGTCGGCGGCGCACTACGCGAGCAGTGTGAAGAGCTCGAAGGATCCGTTGATGAAACTGGTCAGCGATCTCGCGGGTGGGGCCGGGGGGATCGGCGGGCGCGTGCGGCGCGGGTTCGACGGGTTCACGTCGACTCCGTCGAAGGATGCGCCCAGGGATGCGCCGGGGCGCGATGACGACGAGGGTGAGGGTTAG
- the nadD gene encoding nicotinate-nucleotide adenylyltransferase, translating into MGEQDMPTGPASGAAPGARRGPGNAPSNPGKRRLGVMGGTFDPIHHGHLVAASEVAAQFHLDEVVFVPTGQPWQKADRHVTPAEDRYLMTVIATAENPQFSVSRIDIDRGGPTYTTDTLRDLRALNPDTDLFFITGADALGQILTWRYTEELFSLAHFIGVTRPGHTLTDPGLPEGGVSLVEVPALAISSTDCRERVASGEPVWYLVPDGVVRYIDKRQLYRGE; encoded by the coding sequence ATGGGAGAGCAGGACATGCCTACCGGTCCGGCGAGCGGCGCGGCCCCCGGGGCCCGGCGCGGCCCCGGCAACGCACCGTCGAACCCGGGCAAACGCCGTCTCGGCGTCATGGGCGGAACGTTTGACCCGATCCACCACGGACACCTCGTCGCCGCCAGCGAGGTCGCCGCGCAGTTCCATCTGGACGAGGTGGTGTTCGTCCCCACCGGCCAGCCCTGGCAGAAGGCCGACCGGCACGTCACGCCGGCCGAGGACCGCTATCTGATGACGGTCATCGCCACCGCCGAGAACCCGCAGTTCTCCGTCAGCCGCATCGACATCGACCGCGGCGGCCCCACCTACACCACGGACACCCTGCGCGACCTGCGCGCCCTCAACCCCGACACCGACCTGTTCTTCATCACCGGTGCCGACGCCCTGGGACAGATCCTCACCTGGCGGTACACCGAGGAACTGTTCTCCCTCGCCCACTTCATCGGCGTCACCCGCCCCGGCCACACCCTGACCGACCCGGGCCTGCCCGAGGGCGGTGTCTCGCTGGTCGAGGTCCCGGCGCTGGCCATCTCCTCCACCGACTGCCGCGAGCGGGTCGCGAGCGGCGAGCCGGTCTGGTACCTGGTGCCGGACGGCGTGGTGCGCTACATCGACAAACGCCAGCTGTACCGCGGCGAGTGA